TGATTATTTCTAGGGTAGATGATTGATAGGGGACAAGAAGTTCTTTGATATTGGTCGATGGGGTTACTTGGTAAGCCTTGAGATAAAGAATTAAATCAGCCGTGGGAATTAATTGTTTAGCAAGCTTGATACCCTCTAGTTCGATTTGATCAGAGCTATCTTGATCAAAATCTAAGATACCAGCCGTATCAATAAGATCAACTATCATGCCATCAAATGTGGTCTGAGCTTCCAGATAGTCTCGAGTGGTACCTGATTGGGTGGAGACAATTGCCCGATTCGCACCAAGTAATTGGTTAAACAAACTAGATTTTCCAGCATTTGGTAAGCCAATGATCAAAATTCTGGGAGGATTTCGGAGTAATTCTAGATTTTTGCTACTTATTAAGTCTTGGTCTAGTTGATCAATCAGCCTTGTTAGATTAGATTTGATCTGAGTATTATTCAGGTCTACTACATCTTCTTCGCTAAAATCCAACCCTACATTGACTTTGGCAGTTAGGTCAGTTAGTTCTTGAATAGTTGAAGAGATTTCTTTACTGAGACCACCCAGTATCTGATTTCTGGCTTGATCAAGTAAGAGTGAATTATTGCTAGTAATCATTTCGCTAATTGCTTCAGCCTGGATTAGATCTAATTTGCCAGCTTGGTAGGCTCTCTGACTAAACTCACCAGCTTTTGCTAGGCGGACGCCAATAGCTTGGTAGGCATTAATGATTTCTTCAACTATCAATACTGATCCATGGCAAGTAATTTCAATCATATCTTCTCCCGTAAAGCTTTTAGGTGCCTGGGAATAAACAACTGTGACTTGATCTATAAATTTATTATCAGGACTTACTAAAGATACTAGGGTTTGAACTTTTGGAATGAGTTGAACCTCAGTCTCAATTAGTTGATAGGTTAAGGCTAATGCATTAGCTCCACTCAAACGTACTACTGCTAAAGCTGCATTTTGATAGGCAGTTGAGAGCGCTAGGATTGTTTCTGACATAGTTTCTAGCTAATAGCTAATGGTTGTAGTCTGTCCGTTTTCATCAATAATCACCGCTACAACTGCGCCTGCTGGAAAGTTTGGACTGTATCCATTCCAGCTAAATTGACTAGTCTGAATGCCCTGAGATATACTATTGTAAAATAATTCGATGCTAGCGATATCAGCATTACTAGAGCCTTGGGCTAATACGCTACAAGTATTGATAGCGCAAGAGATTGTTCCTGTAGGTACTGAATTATTAGATGTAGATTTCTGAATAGCATTACTCTGAGCTTGATACAAAGCCTGATCAATCACAATAGCATAATACGAATGAGTCCCCGCACTAGCACCGGTATCTGTGTGGTTAATCGTTCCCCCACCCGCAGGAATAGAAAATTCTTTAATCTTATTGCCATCACGATAGAGGTCAATTCTGGACAAGTTATGAGTGCCCTTACTAGCATTAATCACTATAGCTCCATTACCAGCACCAGCAGCAATACTGATACTAGGCG
The DNA window shown above is from Candidatus Saccharibacteria bacterium and carries:
- the mnmE gene encoding tRNA uridine-5-carboxymethylaminomethyl(34) synthesis GTPase MnmE codes for the protein MSETILALSTAYQNAALAVVRLSGANALALTYQLIETEVQLIPKVQTLVSLVSPDNKFIDQVTVVYSQAPKSFTGEDMIEITCHGSVLIVEEIINAYQAIGVRLAKAGEFSQRAYQAGKLDLIQAEAISEMITSNNSLLLDQARNQILGGLSKEISSTIQELTDLTAKVNVGLDFSEEDVVDLNNTQIKSNLTRLIDQLDQDLISSKNLELLRNPPRILIIGLPNAGKSSLFNQLLGANRAIVSTQSGTTRDYLEAQTTFDGMIVDLIDTAGILDFDQDSSDQIELEGIKLAKQLIPTADLILYLKAYQVTPSTNIKELLVPYQSSTLEIISKLDHIDQPIQKSQLSISINRPESIDQLKKQIVGRLALNLQKPNLITHRQVEIISKLKIKLLEILDLVQAELDQELIVIELEQAISICQELTGKSVSDQVLTATFRQFCIGK